The following proteins are encoded in a genomic region of Paenibacillus sp. FSL H3-0469:
- the cpaB gene encoding Flp pilus assembly protein CpaB — MKKLWNKYTRSALIVLLGLILALVAFQFNSRNIAQQVKTKKIIVAVANIDPYMPITKEQLKFREIVLSEVPEDAIQAADELDFSDAYASKYGFMAGTPIRKSLVTTAAASGMGAAVSLQEGMRQIGVKTDLVLSSGDEVKPGILVDAYAFVSDATTGQSKKMILPELSKLKVVKRLNAEGKVPDPAEGGSLIPSVIVLEVTPQQAALLMEAQETGKVYLLPAGTLHP, encoded by the coding sequence TTGAAGAAGTTATGGAATAAGTATACCCGTAGCGCATTGATCGTCCTGCTTGGACTGATCCTTGCGCTGGTTGCGTTTCAGTTCAACAGCCGGAACATTGCGCAGCAGGTGAAAACCAAAAAGATCATTGTCGCTGTCGCCAATATTGATCCGTATATGCCAATCACCAAGGAACAGCTCAAATTCCGCGAAATAGTGCTTAGCGAAGTGCCGGAAGATGCAATACAAGCAGCCGATGAGCTAGATTTCAGCGATGCCTATGCTTCCAAGTATGGATTCATGGCCGGTACTCCGATTCGCAAGTCACTCGTGACCACCGCAGCGGCCTCTGGTATGGGAGCTGCGGTCTCTTTACAAGAGGGGATGCGGCAAATTGGGGTGAAGACGGATCTGGTCCTGTCTTCCGGGGATGAGGTCAAGCCGGGCATCCTGGTGGATGCCTATGCCTTCGTGTCTGATGCGACCACGGGGCAATCGAAAAAAATGATTCTACCGGAGTTGTCGAAGCTGAAGGTAGTGAAACGATTGAATGCGGAAGGGAAAGTTCCCGATCCGGCAGAGGGTGGAAGCCTGATTCCCTCCGTGATTGTACTTGAGGTAACCCCCCAGCAGGCTGCGCTGCTGATGGAGGCCCAAGAAACCGGGAAGGTCTACCTGCTGCCAGCAGGCACCCTTCATCCGTGA
- a CDS encoding DUF916 domain-containing protein — protein MKIGSIRTIMRVWVLGFIGCLWLSTAVHADSSFVLSPVKAVEEGRGYYMDQVKPGDTREYTFIVRNAKDTPVQLKLYPADALPAQNGGRSFSEKEQRLRLVGSWLEPQGVKAITLKPQEVRSLKYTVNIPEDLLPGQYVGVIAAEELIKAEEAAAGSEGQQASVAIDVVNRSGVQMVLEYKADQAKHEMSIDEFKHDYVSTGHSRLTIKLSDRGTILEKPIGKITVRDGQGQIRYEQDYTADSIYAGSTADMVYIVNDRLLLPDVYEVNYSASFSGKTINRTFTFKVTPEQAKASEVSLKEAGKIEVTQSFGDWLELHLWIVVVIIVGIILGFALLFWLLLLLWKRKEKQKEEEKIDRGGAI, from the coding sequence ATGAAGATAGGATCAATTCGTACAATCATGAGGGTATGGGTACTCGGGTTCATCGGCTGTCTGTGGCTGTCTACGGCTGTCCATGCGGACAGTTCTTTTGTCCTATCCCCGGTCAAAGCTGTAGAAGAAGGCCGGGGGTATTACATGGATCAGGTGAAGCCTGGAGATACGCGGGAGTATACCTTTATCGTTCGCAATGCCAAGGATACGCCGGTACAACTCAAGCTGTATCCGGCGGATGCCCTCCCCGCGCAAAATGGGGGTCGCAGCTTCTCGGAAAAGGAGCAGCGACTTCGCTTAGTGGGGTCTTGGCTGGAGCCGCAAGGCGTGAAAGCAATTACGCTGAAACCGCAGGAAGTGCGCAGTTTGAAGTACACCGTGAATATACCGGAGGATCTCCTCCCCGGCCAGTACGTGGGAGTGATCGCTGCGGAAGAACTGATCAAGGCAGAAGAAGCGGCTGCGGGTTCAGAGGGGCAGCAGGCTTCAGTGGCCATCGATGTGGTCAACCGCAGCGGGGTGCAGATGGTTCTGGAATACAAGGCTGATCAGGCGAAGCATGAGATGAGTATTGATGAGTTCAAGCATGATTATGTCAGTACGGGCCACTCCCGGTTAACTATTAAATTGAGTGATCGCGGAACGATCTTGGAGAAACCCATCGGTAAGATCACGGTCCGTGATGGGCAGGGCCAGATCAGGTATGAGCAGGATTACACAGCAGACTCCATTTACGCGGGAAGCACAGCGGATATGGTCTATATTGTCAATGACCGGCTGCTGCTGCCCGATGTCTATGAGGTCAACTACAGCGCTTCGTTCTCCGGCAAGACGATTAACCGAACATTCACCTTCAAAGTCACGCCTGAGCAGGCGAAGGCTTCTGAGGTCTCGCTAAAAGAGGCTGGGAAGATCGAGGTGACACAGTCGTTTGGGGATTGGTTGGAGCTACATCTATGGATTGTAGTGGTCATTATTGTAGGGATCATCCTGGGTTTTGCTTTATTGTTCTGGCTACTGCTGCTGCTATGGAAACGGAAAGAGAAGCAAAAGGAAGAAGAGAAAATTGATCGAGGAGGAGCAATATGA
- a CDS encoding type II toxin-antitoxin system death-on-curing family toxin, with protein sequence MYIQLTPRQIIEIHDAELAESNGLAGIREPGYLDFISQKPFSVVFGEEQYPGLFLKAAVLMDGLISSHCFYDANKRTGVLVTYVFLGLNGFELDADPEELFKVAIQVATKKVGIQALAAWLEKNSYKNG encoded by the coding sequence ATGTATATCCAACTGACACCTCGACAGATTATCGAAATTCATGATGCAGAGCTGGCCGAATCGAATGGATTGGCCGGAATCAGAGAACCGGGATATCTTGACTTCATTTCGCAGAAGCCATTTAGTGTGGTCTTCGGTGAGGAGCAGTATCCCGGTTTATTTTTGAAAGCAGCGGTTTTGATGGACGGCCTAATATCATCCCATTGTTTCTACGATGCCAATAAAAGGACGGGAGTCCTGGTGACATATGTCTTTCTGGGGCTAAACGGATTTGAACTCGATGCAGATCCTGAGGAACTCTTTAAGGTGGCCATCCAGGTCGCCACCAAGAAAGTAGGCATTCAAGCCTTAGCAGCATGGTTAGAGAAGAACTCGTACAAGAACGGATAA
- a CDS encoding copper amine oxidase N-terminal domain-containing protein — protein MSRSRLRVGSVFLAMIMIIGLIANIASAAQVMVSVQVNGTALKFPDAKPYYENNRVMIPIRFVSEALGAKVGYGLDRSVTIELGTKKVLMKINSDTVTVDSVIQKLDVPARLQQNRTYVPLRFVSEALGAEVGWNQEKRLVTITTGASATPVVSPSPSATPAAGGNNMFKVGFEWPRETELGKELFVDNMKVVSGKLTFTMPKIAESGSKYANDGSSVILTPGKTYSFAIGKGAGFISISKPESNGDSWEGYNITLDTNFNEDLSALFGKIIGDVIVFGNGNSASPLSEVLGKAKSLK, from the coding sequence ATGAGTCGGAGTAGACTGAGAGTAGGTAGTGTGTTTCTTGCAATGATCATGATAATAGGCTTGATCGCAAACATTGCATCTGCAGCTCAAGTCATGGTCTCGGTACAGGTCAATGGAACAGCGCTCAAGTTCCCGGACGCGAAGCCATACTATGAGAATAACCGGGTAATGATACCGATCCGGTTCGTCAGTGAAGCGTTGGGAGCGAAGGTAGGTTATGGCCTGGATCGATCCGTAACGATTGAATTAGGTACGAAGAAAGTCCTGATGAAGATTAACAGCGACACCGTAACGGTTGATTCCGTCATTCAGAAGCTGGATGTACCTGCGCGGCTGCAACAGAACCGTACCTACGTACCCTTGCGGTTCGTGTCTGAAGCTCTTGGTGCAGAGGTGGGGTGGAATCAAGAAAAGCGTTTGGTGACGATTACGACAGGAGCATCTGCAACACCGGTAGTGAGTCCGTCTCCTTCGGCCACGCCTGCTGCGGGTGGGAATAATATGTTTAAAGTCGGGTTTGAGTGGCCTCGTGAGACAGAGCTGGGCAAAGAATTGTTTGTAGATAATATGAAGGTTGTAAGTGGGAAGTTAACTTTCACTATGCCTAAAATTGCTGAGAGTGGTAGTAAATATGCCAATGATGGTTCCTCTGTAATACTCACTCCTGGAAAAACTTACTCTTTTGCGATAGGAAAAGGGGCAGGGTTTATTTCAATTTCAAAGCCAGAATCTAATGGTGATAGTTGGGAAGGTTACAATATCACATTAGATACAAATTTTAATGAAGATCTAAGTGCATTATTTGGAAAGATAATTGGTGATGTAATTGTATTTGGTAATGGCAATAGTGCCTCTCCGTTATCAGAGGTATTGGGGAAAGCCAAGTCGTTAAAATAG
- a CDS encoding CARDB domain-containing protein yields the protein MIKKRTGILLSIFALLLSITSNVSAAEVPMLRQYVNWEYGKQEANGFAGYIPALDKQVNNNPWQLYQWAGLFTFSDGQTRIVPNYDVFNVKRTQVDQSFSKENGFGLVFKSESALGDLFDSIWAGQPIETKQRQYFRNQFLHTANDPIFKKGHEYYYTIQTLYPFLRTSGIVPRMGIKFNSSQKISDDSYRALYDVSPWPKLTVSQGNALNVAFSSYGYSERDIRVIAVPKGAFPDLSKVVSLTDGKLIHTAEPVYNGNVSVNAKDISKVLGKDVDIIVDDGYGRTAIKSIALPNEQALDFVPTKLTLTDGGQLWVKFRYDGDDIMASDYVSTRGVPMNAAVKIGSVLTAEFSLASMNQSLSATIVNGQEFNYMLGKIEIGDDPGKYYIKVDATINNPVHQDRALESPAVAYNNNMLHGEWMIERVAPKADLIAVSITASPSSITKGSHSSITGKVKNDSAVEQNDVLIRLYDNASKIYETRKSFAAGQTLTVGPFNWTGTSTGVHNLTLSVDPEKEKVDQNRSNNIVTTGCSVVSGAAGGGSECNQPEAAGEWSVSYPVITGYPTKYYSSSYTTADGKTHYFTQYYTDYGDPNWSNTPVTYQENLKISAEVNTKQGIATDLDHPKESDKESRGSWEIIPYAKKSGKDANAITRAGYGIELKVNTSYSTNWETKIPTGLEGTAYPLGGTYHGPDAVYATIYDSNWKYERQVKLEKTSGDRNNATWELPLAKITSDSGKVYQSRKYMTSVNATDGYYRIKISTDPAGMNSLVTCITKEVEIYGSMYDDVQNVRRTK from the coding sequence ATGATTAAAAAGAGGACTGGTATTTTATTAAGCATTTTTGCCTTGCTGCTATCAATAACCTCAAATGTTTCGGCAGCTGAGGTTCCGATGTTACGTCAGTATGTAAATTGGGAGTATGGAAAGCAAGAGGCAAATGGTTTTGCTGGTTATATTCCAGCTCTAGATAAGCAGGTGAACAATAACCCATGGCAGCTCTATCAATGGGCTGGGTTATTCACCTTTTCAGATGGTCAGACAAGAATAGTGCCTAACTATGATGTCTTTAACGTAAAAAGAACTCAAGTAGACCAGAGTTTTAGTAAAGAGAATGGCTTTGGATTAGTCTTTAAAAGTGAGTCGGCTTTGGGTGATCTATTCGACTCTATTTGGGCAGGTCAACCAATTGAAACAAAGCAGCGGCAATACTTCCGTAACCAATTCCTTCACACAGCAAATGATCCTATCTTTAAAAAGGGCCATGAATACTACTATACGATTCAAACTTTGTATCCATTCCTTCGTACATCCGGCATCGTTCCGCGCATGGGCATCAAGTTCAACAGTTCACAAAAGATCAGTGATGACTCTTATCGAGCGCTCTATGATGTTTCCCCTTGGCCGAAATTAACAGTATCTCAGGGAAACGCATTGAATGTCGCTTTCTCCTCATACGGATACTCTGAACGGGACATTCGGGTGATCGCAGTCCCAAAGGGTGCTTTTCCGGACTTATCCAAAGTGGTTAGTCTAACGGACGGTAAACTCATTCACACTGCTGAACCAGTCTATAACGGCAATGTAAGTGTGAATGCGAAGGATATCTCCAAAGTCCTCGGCAAAGACGTAGATATCATCGTGGATGATGGTTATGGCCGGACAGCCATTAAGAGTATTGCGCTTCCAAATGAGCAAGCACTAGACTTCGTACCTACGAAGTTAACCCTCACGGACGGTGGACAGCTCTGGGTGAAATTCCGCTATGACGGAGATGATATTATGGCTTCCGATTATGTGAGTACGCGGGGGGTGCCAATGAATGCTGCAGTTAAGATTGGCAGTGTACTTACCGCAGAGTTTTCGCTGGCATCGATGAACCAATCTCTTTCTGCGACCATAGTGAATGGTCAGGAGTTCAACTACATGCTCGGTAAAATCGAGATTGGTGATGATCCGGGGAAGTACTATATCAAAGTGGACGCCACCATTAACAATCCGGTCCATCAGGATCGGGCGCTGGAGTCACCGGCGGTGGCATACAACAACAATATGCTACATGGAGAATGGATGATTGAACGTGTGGCTCCGAAGGCTGATCTAATTGCGGTATCGATCACAGCGTCTCCAAGTTCCATCACCAAGGGCAGTCATTCCAGCATCACCGGGAAAGTGAAGAATGACAGCGCAGTTGAGCAGAATGATGTGCTTATTCGCTTATACGATAACGCCAGCAAAATCTATGAGACGCGCAAATCTTTTGCTGCAGGTCAGACGCTAACCGTGGGTCCTTTTAATTGGACAGGCACCTCAACAGGAGTTCACAATCTTACGCTCTCCGTTGATCCCGAGAAAGAAAAGGTGGATCAGAATCGGAGCAATAATATTGTCACGACTGGCTGCAGTGTTGTATCAGGTGCTGCTGGAGGTGGGAGCGAATGTAATCAGCCGGAGGCGGCTGGTGAATGGTCAGTATCCTATCCAGTGATTACTGGTTATCCTACGAAGTACTACTCTTCAAGCTATACAACGGCGGATGGTAAGACTCACTACTTCACTCAGTATTATACAGACTACGGTGATCCTAACTGGAGCAATACTCCTGTAACGTACCAGGAGAATCTGAAGATCTCTGCAGAAGTGAACACCAAGCAAGGCATAGCAACAGATCTTGATCATCCTAAAGAGTCGGACAAGGAGAGCCGCGGTTCCTGGGAGATCATCCCCTATGCCAAGAAAAGCGGAAAGGATGCCAATGCAATTACCAGAGCTGGTTACGGCATTGAGCTCAAAGTGAATACATCTTACAGCACCAATTGGGAGACAAAGATACCGACAGGCCTAGAAGGAACAGCATATCCGTTAGGGGGAACTTACCACGGTCCTGATGCGGTATATGCTACTATCTATGACTCAAACTGGAAGTACGAGCGACAAGTAAAGCTGGAGAAGACCAGCGGGGACCGCAATAACGCTACCTGGGAGTTACCATTGGCTAAAATCACCTCTGACTCAGGCAAAGTCTATCAGAGTCGCAAATACATGACCTCTGTCAATGCTACTGATGGCTATTACCGGATTAAGATTTCAACTGATCCCGCAGGGATGAATAGCTTAGTGACTTGTATTACGAAGGAAGTAGAAATCTACGGCAGTATGTATGATGATGTGCAGAATGTAAGACGGACCAAATAA
- a CDS encoding A24 family peptidase: protein MATVNMLLIISLVMLCCWFSYTDITERRISNKLTYPAILSLLVIRIGFNPEYLWGLVPGVLLFLVFMISHQSLGAGDVKLVALLGLCIGLERSVVTLLFMCIFVFLYLGGRKLLSVETQISVPLAPFLTAGLLWTIVNY, encoded by the coding sequence ATGGCCACAGTAAATATGCTGCTGATAATATCCTTAGTCATGCTTTGCTGCTGGTTCAGCTACACCGATATCACGGAGCGGCGGATCTCTAATAAGCTAACGTACCCAGCAATTTTATCATTGCTAGTGATCAGGATAGGATTCAACCCGGAATATTTATGGGGGTTGGTCCCAGGTGTATTGTTATTCCTGGTCTTCATGATCAGCCACCAATCGTTGGGGGCAGGTGACGTGAAGTTAGTTGCACTGCTTGGATTATGTATCGGCCTGGAACGATCAGTGGTCACTCTATTATTTATGTGTATTTTTGTTTTTCTGTATTTGGGAGGAAGAAAGTTGCTGTCAGTTGAGACCCAGATCTCTGTGCCATTGGCACCATTTCTGACCGCTGGTCTGCTGTGGACCATAGTCAATTATTGA